The Nicotiana tabacum cultivar K326 chromosome 14, ASM71507v2, whole genome shotgun sequence genome contains a region encoding:
- the LOC107827096 gene encoding putative aspartic proteinase GIP2 encodes MLSFSSMVTFKLPLFSNYTFFFLLSLSLLSLCSAEVLPTTLYLPVSKDSSTLQYITVIGQRTPLISVKLTVHLGGISLWVDCDRGYNSSTYQPARCNSTLCSFARSHSCGDCLFKPQLQPGCNNNTCYNWGENPLINTYMDRAEIAEDVLAIGSTPGILVTWPRFIFSCVNSSLSKDLAQGVTGIAGFGHQSPVSIPNQLALDPRFARKFGICLSSSTSSRGVIFIGSGPYNFYNPKKVDISNNLVYTKLITNPRAFLQSSEYHIEVSSIRIAGKDVALNKTLLSINKRNGVGGTRISTTTPFTILDNSIYNAVKTAFLMALPKNVTIVEPPMKQFGACFSSKNIRSTNVGPDVPVIDFVLHKRSAYWRIYGANSMVQVTKDVMCLAFVGEDQTWEPSIVIGGHQMEENLLVFDLARRRIGFSSSLKLQKTSCANYDYTSKT; translated from the exons ATGCTTTCTTTCTCTAGCATGGTGACATTCAAACTTCCCTTGTTTTCCAACTAcactttcttcttcctcttaTCTCTTTCACTCCTTTCTTTATGTTCAGCTGAGGTACTACCTACGACCTTATACCTTCCAGTCAGTAAAGACTCATCAACCCTACAATACATTACGGTAATAGGGCAAAGAACTCCTTTAATCTCCGTCAAACTCACAGTCCATCTTGGTGGCATAAGCTTATGGGTGGACTGTGATAGAGGTTATAATAGTTCAACTTACCAACCAGCTCGCTGCAACTCCACACTATGCTCTTTTGCCAGATCTCATTCCTGTGGAGACTGCCTATTCAAACCTCAACTACAGCCGGGGTGCAACAACAATACTTGCTATAATTGGGGTGAAAATCCCTTGATTAATACTTATATGGACCGTGCAGAAATCGCTGAGGATGTATTGGCAATTGGTTCTACTCCTGGCATCCTTGTCACTTGGCCGCGGTTTATTTTCAGTTGTGTTAACTCCTCTCTATCGAAAGACCTTGCACAAGGAGTCACAG GAATTGCAGGTTTTGGACACCAAAGTCCAGTTTCAATTCCTAATCAACTCGCTTTAGACCCTAGATTTGCCAGGAAGTTTGGTATTTGCTTGAGCTCATCTACAAGTTCTCGTGGAGTTATCTTCATTGGttctggcccatataatttttACAACCCTAAGAAGGTTGATATCTCCAACAATCTTGTCTATACCAAACTAATAACAAACCCCAGGGCATTTTTGCAATCTTCAGAGTACCATATCGAAGTTTCATCCATTCGAATCGCAGGGAAAGACGTGGCACTAAATAAAACACTGCTAtctataaataaaagaaatgGAGTAGGTGGGACGAGAATCAGCACGACGACACCTTTCACAATCTTGGACAATAGCATTTACAATGCTGTTAAAACTGCTTTTCTCATGGCGCTCCCTAAGAATGTGACAATTGTAGAACCTCCGATGAAACAATTTGGAGCTTGCTTTAGTTCAAAAAACATTAGAAGCACAAACGTTGGACCAGATGTTCCTGTGATAGATTTTGTCTTGCACAAGAGGAGTGCATATTGGAGGATTTATGGGGCAAATTCAAtggtacaagttacaaaggatgtTATGTGTTTAGCTTTTGTTGGAGAAGACCAAACTTGGGAACCATCGATTGTGATTGGAGGGCATCAAATGGAAGAGAACTTGTTGGTATTTGACCTTGCAAGAAGGAGGATTGGTTTCAGCTCCTCCCTCAAGCTTCAAAAAACATCATGTGCTAACTACGATTACACATCTAAGACTTGA